In Thunnus thynnus chromosome 13, fThuThy2.1, whole genome shotgun sequence, the following proteins share a genomic window:
- the LOC137196307 gene encoding olfactory receptor 2K2-like — MENVTMVTPLKQPIVFELEGFFVPPDYSSLLFFLALFNYMVVLLGNGVVLCVIVIDKNLHRPMFLLVCNLVVCDLLGATAVLPRLMMHFLTGQKRIPYILAIAQAFCVHTYGVAVQTILGAMAYDRYIAVCEPLRYHAIMTSARLHFCCALAWLIALLCIAVLFAFHMNTPLCGNIIRHVYCSNRSILNLACSPTLSNNIYGLSMTWSLSTGVFLIIAFSYIRILHASVKQGRSDSGARSKAFQTCAPHLVVYLLFEIASVIIIVSHRFPSLSQNIKKFFSILFVIIPPAINPIIYGLVSKELRGSIIKHFTSQASRKK; from the exons ATGGAGAACGTAACAATGGTAACGCCTCTGAAACAACCTATTGTGTTCGAGTTGGAGGGCTTCTTTGTACCACCAGACTACAGCTCTTTGCTGTTCTTCCTGGCTCTGTTTAACTACATGGTGGTGCTGTTGGGGAATGGTGTGGTGTTGTGTGTCATTGTCATAGATAAGAACCTGCATAGACCCATGTTCCTACTGGTTTGTAACCTGGTAGTCTGTGACCTGCTGGGGGCCACAGCGGTGCTGCCTCGCCTCATGATGCACTTCTTGACCGGGCAGAAGAGGATCCCCTACATCCTCGCCATCGCCCAGGCCTTCTGTGTGCACACCTATGGTGTTGCAGTGCAGACTATTTTGGGTGCGATGGCTTATGACAG GTACATTGCTGTGTGTGAACCGCTCAGGTATCACGCCATTATGACATCAGCTCGACTGCACTTCTGCTGCGCTCTGGCCTGGCTCATCGCTCTGCTGTGTATTGCTGTACTTTTTGCCTTCCACATGAACACACCGCTGTGTGGCAACATCATCCGGCATGTCTACTGCAGCAACCGCTCAATCCTGAACCTGGCCTGCAGTCCCACCCTCTCAAATAACATCTATG GTCTGTCCATGACCTGGTCCTTGAGTACAGGCGTCTTCCTCATCATTGCTTTTTCCTACATCAGAATCCTGCATGCTTCCGTTAAACAAGGCCGATCTGACAGTGGCGCCCGAAGCAAGGCCTTTCAGACATGCGCACCGCACCTTGTTGTGTATCTGCTCTTCGAAATTGCTTCAGTGATCATAATTGTGAGTCACCGGTTCCCCTCACTCTCCCAAAACATCAAGAAGTTCTTTAGCATCCTATTTGTCATCATTCCACCAGCCATCAACCCCATCATCTACGGACTAGTCAGTAAAGAGTTACGTGGCAGCATCATCAAGCATTTTACCAGTCAAGCCAGTCGCAAAAAATGA